The proteins below are encoded in one region of Oncorhynchus nerka isolate Pitt River linkage group LG15, Oner_Uvic_2.0, whole genome shotgun sequence:
- the LOC115143733 gene encoding specifically androgen-regulated gene protein-like yields MPKSDTWPGGVAIETMTGMDSAGSCDSVVSMNSGFSDDSFEHLSAEERACLMFLEETIESLETEEDSGLSNDEPDRLPTPGNVATKMAHLSASMGQNKLNNVSKYPREQNGYLVPTPFILANSTSCILPKARPGIPQDKENSLSKPQVTALDNMSCQGNHPCLPPEVNVVVIPPPLKLKDYPGQRPPPSPRGPLSYEALVQLRKSASMKRTPQSPTAETRDWNRQPSASDIPIHPHHGSTPRGCSVTPAQGILPREPSKHKASPPVVFPKPPKIPSHIAVNTQRVTANPTTDSSAPSLGSLPRDRRLSDPQKVRNDALQKLGLLRDNNESQPEHVTPLCTSKSHSSLELTSARVGVKAPPHGNPTRSQPSTTSQGPRESNSRPVKSSSSFLHRSSEEQPTAPLSHPSKPSGVKAATLERSGVGLGSYMADHGIHPDPRSATLGSQREGGRCTPSALNKASEQVKTTPAAQPVSPHKTLHCPGFSVVMMPSMGEDRREALRKLGLLKD; encoded by the exons ATGCCTAAGAGTGACACATGGCCGGGTGGTGTCGCCATAGAGACAATGACTGGCATGGACAGTGCAGGCAGCTGTGACAGTGTTGTCAGCATGAACTCTGGATTT AGTGACGATAGCTTTGAGCACCTGTCTGCTGAGGAGAGGGCATGTCTCATGTTCTTGGAAGAGACCATAGAGTCCCTAGAGACTGAGGAGGACAGTGGACTATCCAATGATGAGCCTGACCGCCTGCCCACCCCTGGCAATGTGGCCACCAAGATGGCCCACCTCTCTGCCTCCATGGGCCAAAACAAACTCAACA ATGTATCAAAATATCCCAGAGAGCAGAACGGTTACCTGGTTCCTACTCCGTTCATCCTGGCCAACAGCACCTCCTGCATCCTGCCAAAGGCTAGGCCAGGCATACCCCAAGATAAGGAGAACTCTCTCTCAAAGCCCCAGGTCACTGCCTTGGACAACATGTCATGTCAGGGCAACCACCCTTGTTTACCCCCTGAGGTCAATGTTGTTGTGATTCCCCCTCCGTTAAAGCTCAAAGACTACCCTGGTCAGAGACCACCTCCTTCACCCAGAGGCCCTCTGTCCTATGAAGCCCTAGTGCAGCTGAGGAAGAGTGCCTCCATGAAGAGAACTCCTCAAAGTCCCACAGCTGAGACCAGAGACTGGAACAGGCAGCCCTCTGCGTCAGACATACCCATTCACCCGCATCATGGAAGCACACCCAGAGGCTGCTCAGTCACCCCAGCCCAGGGGATACTCCCCCGGGAGCCCAGCAAGCACAAGGCCAGTCCTCCAGTTGTGTTCCCAAAACCCCCCAAAATCCCTTCCCACATTGCTGTGAATACCCAAAGGGTTACTGCTAACCCCACTACGGACTCCAGTGCCCCTTCCTTGGGCTCATTGCCCAGGGACAGGCGTTTGTCGGACCCACAGAAGGTGAGAAATGATGCCTTACAAAAGCTGGGGCTCCTGAGAGACAATAATGAGTCCCAACCTGAGCATGTTACACCACTGTGCACCTCCAAATCTCACTCCTCCTTGGAACTAACTTCAGCCCGTGTGGGAGTCAAAGCTCCACCTCATGGTAACCCAACAAGAAGCCAGCCCTCAACTACCTCCCAGGGACCCAGAGAATCTAACAGCAGGCCAGTAAAAAGTAGCAGCAGCTTCCTCCATCGCTCTAGTGAGGAGCAGCCCACCGCCCCCCTCTCACACCCGTCCAAACCCAGTGGGGTCAAAGCTGCCACCCTGGAGCGCTCAGGGGTGGGGCTTGGGAGCTACATGGCCGACCATGGGATACATCCTGATCCCCGCTCCGCCACCCTGGGCAGCCAGAGGGAGGGTGGACGTTGCACCCCATCTGCTCTCAACAAAGCCTCAGAACAGGTGAAAACAACCCCCGCTGCTCAGCCAGTGTCCCCCCACAAGACCCTGCACTGCCCAGGCTTCAGTGTGGTGATGATGCCCAGCATGGGAGAAGACAGACGAGAGGCACTTAGGAAGCTGGGGCTGCTGAAAGACTAG
- the LOC115143281 gene encoding ubiquitin thioesterase OTU1, translated as MLRLRCKTKNGSHIMQGLTHQSCVQELKSKVEELTGIPCDVQKIMVGYPPSSLDLRNGDAHLKDYPIKSGDTLIVEEEEKNKMKTQTTNSAVTKGPRLESPPVLARRVVPADNSCLFTSVSYVVEGGVYDPACAPEMRGLIAQIVSSDPTAYSEAVLGKTNEEYCTWIRRDDTWGGAIEVSILSKFYQCEICVVDTQTVRVDRFGEDAGYHKRVLLIYDGIHYDPLQKETPSSDTPPQTIFSTTDDIILAQALELADEARRKRQFTDINRFALRCMVCQTGLVGQKEAREHAKETGHTNFGEV; from the exons ATGTTGCGTCTGCGTTGCAAAACCAAAAATGGGAGCCACATTATGCAGGGCCTGACCCATCAGTCCTGTGTGCAGGAGCTGAAGAGCAAGGTAGAGGAGCTGACTGGTATCCCCTGTGATGTACAGAAGATCATGGTTGGTTACCCTCCCTCTAGCTTGGACCTCCGAAACGGAGATGCTCACCTCAAGGACTACCCCATCAAATCAG GAGACACTCTCATTgttgaggaggaagagaagaacaAGATGAAGACCCAGACAACCAATTCAGCTGTAACCAAGGGACCCCGCCTGGAGTCTCCCCCTGTGCTGGCCAGAAGGGTCGTTCCAGCAGACAACTCCTGTCTGTTCACCAGTGTCTCCTATGTGGTGGAGGGCGGGGTATACGACCCAGCGTGTGCCCCCGAGATGCGAGGTCTCATTGCCCAGATCGTGTCGAGTGACCCAACGGCTTACTCTGAGGCGGTTTTGGGAAAGACCAACGAGGAGTACTGCACCTGGATCCGACGTGACGACACCTGGGGCGGAGCTATAGAGGTGTCCATCCTGTCCAAATTCTACCAGTGTGAGATCTGTGTAGTGGACACGCAGACAGTGCGTGTGGATCGATTTGGTGAGGACGCTGGCTACCACAAACGTGTGCTGCTCATCTACGACGGCATCCACTACGACCCACTGCAGAAAGAAACGCCTAGTTCCGACACTCCGCCCCAGACCATCTTCTCCACCACAGATGACATCATCCTGGCCCAGGCCCTGGAGCTAGCGGATGAGGCGCGAAGGAAGCGGCAGTTTACGGACATCAACCGCTTTGCCTTGCGCTGCATGGTGTGTCAGACAGGCCTAGTAGGACAGAAGGAGGCCCGGGAACATGCCAAGGAGACGGGCCACACCAACTTTGGAGAGGTGTAA